The following proteins come from a genomic window of Synechococcus sp. UW69:
- a CDS encoding metal ABC transporter substrate-binding protein, with protein sequence MRSVLVRSAGVGVALAFGAAVVPAHAAQPVVVAVDGTLCDITKTLAGAAASVTCLIPPGGDPHSYRLKPSDRSQIAKSDLVLHIGFGLTPSAKKLKNPGTVVAVGEVALPSYRGSDPHVWHDPANSAAMVRVVSSSLSPVLPASERSALQQRTARAVAVFEALQVWEAKQFGSLPSQNRVLVTDHKTYSHLADRFGLVEISMLDSHTTGGVLRPSSLRKITQEVKSSGAKTIFSPSATPNKTLRRISKNTGLPIATTPLYGEGIAAGRNAVSTATLNVCTIVNGQGGSCDQSGANSLNSQWSSIR encoded by the coding sequence ATGCGTTCTGTCTTGGTTCGATCGGCTGGCGTCGGTGTGGCCCTGGCCTTTGGCGCTGCTGTTGTTCCTGCCCATGCGGCTCAACCTGTAGTGGTTGCAGTTGATGGCACGCTTTGCGACATCACCAAAACTTTGGCTGGTGCTGCCGCCTCGGTAACTTGCCTGATCCCTCCCGGCGGGGATCCCCACTCCTATCGATTGAAGCCCAGTGATCGCAGTCAGATTGCCAAGAGCGATCTTGTTCTTCACATCGGTTTTGGCCTGACGCCTTCCGCCAAAAAACTCAAGAACCCCGGCACGGTTGTCGCTGTTGGTGAAGTTGCCCTGCCGTCTTATCGAGGCAGCGACCCGCATGTTTGGCACGATCCTGCCAATTCCGCTGCGATGGTGCGGGTTGTATCCAGTTCTCTGTCACCTGTTCTGCCGGCCAGTGAGCGCTCTGCCTTGCAGCAGCGCACCGCACGCGCCGTGGCTGTTTTTGAGGCTCTTCAGGTCTGGGAAGCCAAGCAGTTCGGTTCTCTGCCATCTCAGAACCGTGTCCTTGTAACTGATCACAAGACTTACAGCCATCTTGCCGATCGCTTTGGACTTGTTGAGATTTCGATGTTGGACAGTCACACCACCGGTGGCGTTTTGAGGCCTTCCAGTCTTCGCAAGATCACGCAGGAAGTGAAATCTTCCGGTGCCAAAACGATCTTTTCACCTTCGGCTACTCCGAACAAAACCCTTAGGCGCATCAGCAAGAACACGGGGTTGCCGATCGCGACAACACCTCTTTATGGAGAAGGGATTGCTGCAGGTCGCAATGCCGTTTCGACAGCGACGCTCAACGTCTGCACGATCGTCAATGGTCAGGGTGGTTCCTGTGATCAGTCAGGAGCCAATTCGTTGAATTCCCAGTGGTCATCGATCCGGTGA
- a CDS encoding metal ABC transporter ATP-binding protein: MSDSSCVLSTTELSFSYGGRKTVDRANLQLQAGTLTALVGPNGAGKSTLLHLLEGRLKPSQGSINCSKQIGLMPQRAAIDWSFPITAQDMVQLGTPSNCNTTSANHPNQLLERVGMGAMGSRRLSHLSGGQQQRILLARALMQQTEILLLDEPCSAIDPPTREHLLRVMREQAESGQTLLVSSHDWGSALNDYDQVVVMDGQILANGTPETVREKLSDMTCMMGSHCCG; encoded by the coding sequence ATGAGCGATTCGTCGTGCGTACTGAGCACAACCGAACTGAGTTTCAGCTACGGGGGCCGCAAGACCGTTGACAGGGCCAACCTGCAGCTTCAGGCGGGAACACTGACCGCACTTGTGGGGCCAAATGGAGCAGGCAAGTCAACGTTGTTGCATCTTCTGGAGGGGCGGCTCAAGCCCAGCCAAGGATCAATCAATTGCAGCAAGCAAATCGGATTGATGCCCCAAAGAGCAGCCATTGACTGGTCATTTCCAATCACCGCTCAGGACATGGTGCAGCTGGGCACGCCCAGCAACTGCAACACAACATCAGCAAACCACCCCAATCAACTTCTGGAACGCGTTGGCATGGGAGCCATGGGGTCCCGGCGCCTCAGCCATCTATCCGGCGGCCAGCAACAAAGAATTTTGCTGGCAAGAGCGTTGATGCAACAGACCGAGATCCTGCTGCTGGATGAACCCTGCAGCGCCATCGATCCGCCAACACGGGAACACTTGCTCAGAGTGATGCGAGAACAGGCCGAATCAGGCCAGACGCTTCTGGTCAGCAGCCACGACTGGGGCAGCGCCCTTAACGACTACGACCAGGTTGTTGTGATGGATGGACAGATCCTTGCCAACGGAACACCCGAAACAGTTCGCGAAAAACTGAGCGACATGACCTGCATGATGGGGAGCCATTGCTGTGGTTGA
- a CDS encoding metal ABC transporter permease, which yields MVELDIWWLLPLVISLLIGAICPATGALLITQRRVLLANLMAHSVLPGLVIALAIGIDPSIGGLVSGLLGALLAERLNRRFKGREEGAMNTVLAGFTALGVLLVPLLETRVDLETILFGDLLAANTADLVRTAISASALLAMVVWGYRDLVFIGIDPEGAAVARRPVILIRLICSLITALVVISAITAVGVILVIGLLCAPVLMHVERSRSLKELMLRSASTGLLLCGGGMMLAVAIDLPPGPLIGTLCLGLLFTYKIADQN from the coding sequence GTGGTTGAGCTGGACATCTGGTGGCTTCTGCCCTTGGTGATCTCGTTGTTGATTGGAGCCATCTGTCCAGCCACTGGAGCTCTGCTGATCACCCAACGACGGGTCCTTCTGGCCAATTTGATGGCCCATTCCGTTCTGCCCGGCCTGGTCATCGCCCTCGCCATCGGCATCGACCCAAGCATTGGCGGGCTGGTCAGTGGACTGCTGGGTGCCCTGTTAGCGGAACGCCTGAACCGACGTTTCAAAGGCCGGGAAGAAGGTGCGATGAACACTGTTCTGGCTGGCTTCACAGCACTAGGCGTTCTGCTGGTGCCACTACTGGAAACACGCGTTGATCTCGAGACAATTTTGTTCGGCGATCTACTGGCAGCCAACACAGCCGATCTGGTTCGAACAGCAATCTCAGCCAGCGCACTGTTGGCCATGGTGGTGTGGGGCTACCGCGACCTGGTGTTCATCGGCATCGATCCCGAAGGTGCCGCAGTTGCCAGACGACCTGTGATCCTGATTCGGCTGATCTGCAGCCTGATCACAGCCCTGGTTGTGATTAGTGCGATCACAGCCGTTGGCGTGATTCTTGTGATTGGTTTGCTCTGTGCTCCTGTTCTGATGCACGTCGAGCGGAGCCGAAGCCTCAAAGAATTAATGCTCAGAAGCGCGAGTACAGGACTGCTGCTATGTGGCGGCGGAATGATGTTGGCTGTTGCCATTGATCTGCCGCCAGGACCACTCATTGGCACGCTGTGCTTAGGGCTCTTGTTCACCTACAAAATTGCAGATCAAAATTAA
- a CDS encoding glycoside hydrolase family 10 protein produces the protein MAALPAPLMAESRLDRLLRNRSTMGVWLTNSPSKLYYDRKRISAAMQQLQEAGFNRVVPNVWSRGTTFHRSRFAPVEPPLQKAGLGLDPICTLAAEGRRRGIKVMPWFEYGLMEPANSAVIRKNPSWVLAKANGQRWMTMHGNHRMAWLNPAHPEVRARFIGLVVETLKRCPLDGLQLDDHFAWPVQFGYDPTTVALYKQETGMAPPRDHSNRQWMKWRRNQLTSLLRELRQRLKKEQLSTRISLSPGPFRQAYNLWLQDWELWALGGLIEELVVQNYAYSVQGFAKDLDQPALRKARSWGIPSQIGVLAGFGKRTTSMAVLEQKVRLARNRGHGVIFFYWEGLWGKHVAEQYREVRREAFTRMGYD, from the coding sequence ATGGCAGCGCTTCCGGCTCCCTTGATGGCGGAGTCCCGATTGGACCGGCTTCTGCGGAACCGGAGCACCATGGGGGTGTGGCTGACCAACAGCCCCAGCAAGCTCTATTACGACAGGAAGCGCATCAGCGCAGCGATGCAGCAGCTCCAGGAGGCTGGATTCAATCGTGTGGTGCCCAATGTCTGGAGCCGAGGAACCACCTTTCACCGCAGCCGTTTCGCTCCAGTCGAGCCACCGCTTCAGAAGGCGGGGCTCGGTCTTGATCCCATCTGCACCTTGGCCGCTGAAGGTCGGCGCCGCGGCATCAAGGTGATGCCCTGGTTTGAGTACGGCTTGATGGAGCCGGCGAATTCAGCTGTTATCCGCAAGAACCCCAGCTGGGTGTTGGCCAAAGCGAATGGCCAACGCTGGATGACCATGCACGGGAACCATCGGATGGCTTGGCTCAACCCTGCCCATCCGGAGGTGCGTGCCCGTTTCATTGGTTTGGTGGTGGAGACGTTAAAGCGCTGTCCGTTGGATGGCCTGCAACTGGACGACCACTTCGCCTGGCCGGTTCAATTCGGCTACGACCCCACCACCGTGGCGCTCTACAAACAAGAGACGGGAATGGCACCACCGCGGGATCACAGCAATCGACAGTGGATGAAATGGCGTCGGAACCAACTCACGTCTCTCCTGCGTGAGTTACGGCAGCGTCTCAAGAAGGAGCAACTCTCCACACGGATCAGCCTGTCTCCCGGCCCCTTTCGTCAGGCATACAACCTCTGGCTTCAGGATTGGGAGCTCTGGGCTTTGGGGGGGCTGATTGAAGAGCTGGTGGTGCAGAACTACGCCTACTCCGTCCAAGGATTCGCGAAGGACCTGGATCAACCCGCCCTGCGCAAAGCCCGCAGCTGGGGAATTCCGTCTCAGATCGGCGTGTTGGCGGGATTCGGCAAACGCACCACATCCATGGCCGTTTTGGAGCAAAAAGTACGCCTAGCCCGCAATCGTGGTCACGGCGTGATTTTCTTCTATTGGGAGGGGTTATGGGGAAAACATGTGGCGGAGCAGTACAGAGAAGTTCGGCGCGAAGCCTTCACAAGAATGGGATATGACTGA
- a CDS encoding ribose-phosphate pyrophosphokinase: MTSFLTAARTEQEQMAPDSRRLRLFSGTSNPALAREIAAYLGVPDGPRVCKRFADGELYVQIQESIRGCDVFLIQPTCAPVNDHLMELLIMVDACRRASARQITAVVPYYGYARADRKTAGRESITAKLTANLLVQSGVDRVLAMDLHSAQIQGYFDIPCDHIYGSPVLVDYLSTQDLGDVVVVSPDVGGVARARAFAKQMNDAPLAIIDKRRTGHNMAESLTVIGDVAGRTAILIDDMIDTGGTICAGARLLREQGAERVLACATHAVFSPPASERLSVEGLFEQVVVTNSIPIPQDRVFPQLQVLSVANMLGEAIWRIHEESSVSSMFR; the protein is encoded by the coding sequence GTGACCAGTTTCCTGACAGCAGCCCGTACCGAACAGGAGCAGATGGCTCCAGATAGCCGACGTCTGCGTCTGTTCAGTGGCACCTCGAATCCCGCTCTGGCGCGGGAGATCGCTGCTTATCTCGGTGTGCCAGATGGCCCCCGCGTCTGCAAGCGGTTTGCGGACGGTGAGCTGTATGTGCAGATCCAGGAGTCGATTCGGGGCTGCGATGTGTTCCTGATCCAGCCCACCTGCGCGCCGGTGAACGACCACCTGATGGAACTGCTGATCATGGTGGACGCATGCCGACGGGCATCAGCGCGGCAGATCACTGCTGTGGTCCCTTATTACGGATACGCCAGAGCGGACCGTAAAACCGCCGGTCGTGAGTCGATCACGGCCAAGCTCACGGCCAACCTTCTGGTGCAGTCCGGCGTTGATCGTGTGCTGGCCATGGATCTGCACTCCGCCCAAATTCAGGGGTATTTCGATATTCCCTGCGATCACATCTACGGATCACCCGTGCTGGTGGACTATCTCTCCACTCAGGATCTGGGGGATGTCGTCGTGGTGTCTCCGGATGTGGGGGGTGTGGCGCGTGCCCGGGCGTTCGCGAAGCAGATGAACGATGCCCCGCTGGCCATCATCGACAAGCGCCGCACCGGTCACAACATGGCTGAGAGCCTCACGGTGATCGGTGATGTGGCTGGCCGAACGGCGATCTTGATTGACGACATGATCGACACCGGCGGCACGATCTGTGCAGGTGCACGGTTGTTGCGGGAGCAAGGAGCTGAACGGGTGCTGGCCTGCGCCACCCACGCTGTGTTCTCACCCCCCGCCAGCGAACGTCTTTCCGTCGAGGGCCTGTTTGAACAGGTGGTGGTGACCAACAGCATTCCGATTCCGCAGGATCGGGTCTTCCCTCAGCTTCAGGTTCTCTCCGTGGCCAACATGCTGGGGGAAGCCATCTGGCGCATCCACGAAGAGAGCTCCGTGAGCTCGATGTTCCGCTGA
- a CDS encoding LCP family protein — protein sequence MNWLSPPRVRGVLRVGSALLGLGVTGWLLATLWPEPDRVAQGAPLSADQPETLAPFPESPVTVLVIGLDANRLGAPTNQAAPKGPANADALLMLRIASREPLQVLQIPTELGVQLPGQKDPGRLSELWRQGGVSLVSDAIHDIVGLEDGDPKRYVVMPRAALRRLVDGLGEVEVVLGQSYQRQDKAQGYSVNLQAGRQSLNGVQAEQLVRHLPDPKDVSQRRQRQDILVEALIEQVKAPSGIELIPALVDQLDADVETNLSRSEQLSLAAAIIASPEPAAITRLPLADRSGEQTLRQIKSGVSRPLWPQP from the coding sequence ATGAACTGGTTGTCGCCACCCCGAGTTCGCGGCGTGCTGCGTGTCGGTTCAGCGTTGCTGGGTCTCGGTGTCACCGGGTGGTTGCTGGCGACTCTGTGGCCTGAACCCGATCGTGTTGCCCAGGGAGCTCCTCTCAGCGCAGATCAACCTGAAACCCTGGCTCCCTTCCCCGAGAGCCCTGTCACGGTGCTGGTGATTGGTCTTGATGCGAATCGTCTTGGTGCGCCCACGAATCAGGCCGCGCCCAAGGGGCCTGCCAACGCCGATGCCCTTTTGATGCTTCGCATTGCATCGAGGGAGCCGCTTCAGGTGCTCCAGATCCCCACCGAGCTTGGCGTTCAGCTCCCTGGGCAGAAGGATCCAGGCCGCTTGTCGGAGTTGTGGCGACAGGGCGGCGTCAGCCTTGTCAGTGATGCCATCCACGACATTGTTGGCCTTGAGGACGGCGACCCGAAGCGCTATGTGGTCATGCCCCGTGCGGCCTTACGCCGTTTGGTGGACGGACTTGGCGAAGTGGAGGTGGTGCTTGGGCAGTCTTACCAGCGCCAAGACAAGGCACAGGGCTACAGCGTCAATCTCCAGGCTGGGCGCCAAAGCCTGAACGGAGTCCAGGCGGAACAGCTGGTGCGTCACCTACCAGACCCCAAAGATGTCTCCCAGCGTCGTCAGCGCCAGGACATTCTTGTTGAGGCCTTGATCGAACAGGTCAAGGCTCCCAGTGGCATTGAGTTGATCCCTGCTCTGGTGGATCAACTGGATGCTGACGTGGAGACCAACTTGAGTCGTTCGGAACAGTTGAGCTTGGCCGCGGCGATCATCGCCAGCCCTGAACCTGCAGCAATCACCCGCCTACCGCTGGCCGACCGGTCTGGTGAGCAGACGTTGCGCCAAATCAAATCCGGGGTGAGCCGTCCCCTCTGGCCCCAGCCTTAA
- a CDS encoding NAD(P)-dependent oxidoreductase, with product MSLRHDYRNRPPEQVRVVVFGATGYIGRFVVKELVERGYQVIAFARERSGVGGRQSRDEVIADFPGAEVRFGDVSDPASITAEAFDQPTDVVVSCLASRTGGRKDSWAIDHAATLNTYEQGRAAGVAHYVLLSAICVQKPLLEFQKAKLAFEAVLQADEEMTHSIVRPTAFFKSLGGQVESCRKGGPYVMFGGGTLASCKPISEADLARFMADCIQDDAKCNQVLPIGGPGPALSAREQGEMLFRALNRPQRMLSVPIALMDGPIALLDGLARLFPGIKDTAEFGRIGRYYASESMLVWDEQQQRYDADATPSYGTDTLEQFFERVARDGMAGQDLGDAALF from the coding sequence ATGTCCCTCCGCCACGACTACCGCAACCGACCTCCCGAACAGGTGCGCGTGGTCGTGTTCGGAGCCACCGGGTACATCGGCCGTTTTGTGGTGAAGGAGCTGGTGGAGCGGGGCTACCAGGTGATTGCCTTTGCCCGAGAACGCAGTGGTGTGGGCGGCCGTCAGAGCAGAGACGAGGTCATCGCCGATTTTCCTGGGGCAGAGGTGCGCTTTGGGGATGTCAGCGATCCCGCCTCGATCACGGCCGAGGCCTTCGATCAACCGACGGATGTAGTGGTGAGCTGCCTGGCTTCCCGCACCGGCGGCCGCAAGGATTCCTGGGCCATCGACCACGCGGCGACCCTCAACACCTACGAACAGGGACGGGCTGCCGGGGTAGCCCATTACGTGCTTCTCTCGGCCATCTGCGTGCAGAAGCCACTGCTGGAGTTTCAAAAAGCCAAGCTGGCCTTTGAGGCCGTTCTGCAGGCGGACGAAGAGATGACCCATTCCATCGTTCGCCCCACCGCCTTCTTCAAGAGCCTGGGCGGACAGGTGGAAAGTTGCCGCAAAGGTGGCCCCTATGTGATGTTCGGCGGCGGCACCCTGGCCAGCTGCAAGCCGATCAGCGAAGCAGACCTGGCCAGGTTCATGGCGGACTGCATCCAGGACGATGCCAAATGCAACCAGGTGCTTCCCATCGGCGGGCCCGGTCCGGCGCTGAGCGCTCGGGAGCAGGGAGAAATGCTCTTCCGCGCCCTAAACCGCCCCCAGCGGATGCTCTCCGTCCCCATTGCTCTGATGGATGGTCCGATCGCCCTTCTGGACGGTTTGGCTCGGCTGTTCCCAGGCATCAAAGACACGGCGGAATTCGGGCGCATCGGTCGCTATTACGCCAGCGAATCCATGCTCGTCTGGGATGAGCAACAGCAGCGCTACGACGCCGATGCCACACCGTCCTATGGAACCGACACCCTGGAGCAATTTTTCGAGCGCGTGGCTCGGGACGGCATGGCCGGGCAGGACCTAGGAGATGCCGCCCTGTTCTGA
- the malQ gene encoding 4-alpha-glucanotransferase, protein MDQSTVEPAKAGGGRCTGVLLHPTALPGSPVCGSFGEPCRRWLNLLAAHDIGVWQMLPLAPPDSTGSPYSSPSCNALNPWFLDGQDLANEGFIHEAALRAAPGADAPLEGAERVDFSLAQQRADALGNALLEAWSDQDPARHTDFGNWVQQQRAWLEDHARFQVLHDQHRTAWWDWPLPLARHNKKALRSWAEQHQEALLRERLIQWHLDRQWQAIRRQAADLGIQLFGDLPFYVSSDSADVWSNRSLFTVKENGQLTTQSGVPPDYFSETGQLWGSPVYRWGQHRITRFHWWRQRIARQREFVDLLRLDHFRALAAFWAVPGADCTAENGQWQASPGHTLLRYLRRDAGGALPLIAEDLGVITPDVEALRDAFRLPGMKVLQFAFDGHRDNPYLPENTDGHGWVVYTGTHDNPTTLGWWNNLDADSRARIATRVNGEISAPAWHLLDMAFATTAGLVVAPLQDLMHLDDRARFNTPGTCEGNWSWRLRSFDADLENALCGYGTRGAVWGRSLSGAGSLLTR, encoded by the coding sequence ATGGATCAGTCCACTGTTGAACCAGCCAAGGCTGGAGGGGGGCGCTGCACTGGGGTGCTGCTTCATCCGACCGCACTACCAGGGAGTCCCGTCTGCGGCAGCTTCGGTGAGCCATGCCGCCGTTGGCTCAACCTCCTCGCTGCCCACGACATCGGGGTCTGGCAGATGCTGCCCCTGGCCCCGCCTGATTCCACAGGCTCGCCCTACAGCTCGCCGTCATGCAATGCCTTGAACCCCTGGTTCCTGGATGGACAGGACTTGGCCAACGAGGGGTTCATCCATGAGGCAGCGCTCAGGGCAGCTCCGGGCGCTGATGCACCACTGGAGGGCGCAGAGCGTGTGGATTTCAGCCTGGCCCAGCAACGGGCCGATGCCCTGGGAAATGCACTGCTCGAGGCCTGGAGTGACCAGGATCCGGCGCGACACACCGACTTCGGCAACTGGGTGCAGCAGCAGCGCGCCTGGTTGGAAGACCATGCCCGTTTTCAGGTTCTTCATGATCAGCACAGGACGGCTTGGTGGGACTGGCCACTCCCGCTGGCACGACACAACAAAAAAGCGCTGCGGAGCTGGGCGGAGCAACACCAAGAGGCCTTGCTACGGGAACGGCTGATCCAGTGGCACCTCGACCGTCAGTGGCAGGCGATCCGTCGACAGGCGGCAGACCTGGGCATCCAGCTGTTTGGCGACCTGCCCTTTTACGTCAGCAGTGACAGCGCTGATGTATGGAGCAACCGTTCGCTGTTCACGGTCAAAGAGAACGGCCAACTCACCACCCAGAGCGGCGTGCCACCCGATTACTTTTCGGAAACAGGGCAACTGTGGGGCTCACCGGTTTACCGCTGGGGACAACATCGGATCACGCGATTCCACTGGTGGCGGCAAAGAATCGCTCGCCAGCGAGAGTTTGTTGATCTTCTACGCCTGGATCACTTCCGGGCCCTTGCCGCCTTCTGGGCCGTCCCCGGTGCCGACTGCACCGCTGAAAACGGGCAGTGGCAGGCCTCACCAGGCCACACCCTGCTGCGCTACCTCCGCAGGGATGCTGGTGGCGCCCTCCCCTTGATTGCCGAGGATCTTGGCGTGATCACACCGGATGTGGAGGCACTCCGTGATGCATTCCGACTGCCAGGAATGAAGGTTCTGCAATTTGCTTTTGATGGTCATCGCGACAATCCCTATCTGCCTGAAAACACCGATGGTCATGGCTGGGTCGTCTACACCGGCACCCACGACAACCCCACGACCCTGGGCTGGTGGAACAATTTGGATGCCGACAGCAGGGCCCGCATTGCCACGCGGGTGAATGGTGAGATCTCAGCACCCGCCTGGCATCTGCTTGACATGGCCTTTGCCACGACCGCAGGACTGGTCGTCGCCCCACTTCAAGACCTCATGCATCTGGATGACCGGGCCAGATTCAACACACCTGGCACCTGTGAAGGCAACTGGAGCTGGAGGCTGCGCAGCTTTGATGCTGATCTGGAGAATGCCCTTTGCGGCTACGGCACGAGGGGAGCGGTCTGGGGACGATCGCTCTCGGGAGCAGGCAGCTTGTTGACCCGGTAG